The following proteins are co-located in the Spinactinospora alkalitolerans genome:
- a CDS encoding LLM class flavin-dependent oxidoreductase produces MKIGAFLLAAQFPGRDHTSVLESTLAAAVAAESAGFDDVWLAEHHFMSYGVCPSAVTMAGFVLGRTRRIGVGTAVSVLSTQHPVALAEQANLLDQLSGGRFRLGVGRGGPWVDLEVFGTGLERYERDFPEALEVLLGALRGGRIRADGTTFGFREVEVVPGPRTRPHPPVVVAASSAPTLELAARLGLPLLLGMDRVPAEQAARIAEYAELAGDRAARGHVVTGLAHVADSRERAREAVLGAMPEWLGPGLAGYVTVDGRPRRRKDPEEYARFLCDTHAVGSPEDCAERLVAHARATGAAEIILMVEAAGDPGAVLDNIARLGAEVLPRVRAALWRGRRRDPR; encoded by the coding sequence ATGAAAATCGGAGCCTTCCTGCTGGCCGCCCAGTTCCCGGGGCGGGACCACACCTCGGTACTGGAGTCGACGCTGGCGGCCGCCGTGGCCGCGGAGTCCGCGGGGTTCGACGACGTCTGGCTGGCCGAGCACCACTTCATGTCCTACGGCGTGTGCCCCTCCGCGGTCACGATGGCCGGCTTCGTCCTGGGCCGCACCCGGCGGATCGGCGTGGGCACCGCGGTCAGCGTGCTCAGCACACAGCACCCGGTGGCACTGGCCGAGCAGGCGAACCTGCTGGACCAGCTCTCCGGCGGCCGGTTCCGGCTGGGGGTCGGGCGCGGCGGGCCGTGGGTGGACCTGGAGGTGTTCGGCACCGGCCTGGAACGCTACGAGCGGGACTTCCCCGAGGCGCTGGAGGTGCTGCTGGGGGCGCTGCGCGGCGGGCGGATACGCGCCGACGGCACCACGTTCGGGTTCCGCGAGGTCGAGGTCGTGCCCGGTCCGCGCACCCGCCCGCACCCGCCCGTGGTGGTCGCGGCCTCCTCGGCGCCGACCCTCGAACTGGCCGCGCGACTGGGCCTGCCGCTGCTGCTGGGGATGGACCGGGTGCCGGCCGAGCAGGCCGCGAGGATCGCCGAGTACGCCGAGCTCGCCGGAGACCGCGCCGCCCGCGGCCACGTGGTGACGGGGCTGGCCCACGTCGCCGATTCGCGGGAGCGGGCGCGCGAGGCGGTGCTGGGGGCGATGCCGGAGTGGCTGGGTCCGGGGCTGGCCGGCTACGTGACGGTGGACGGGCGGCCGCGCCGGCGCAAGGACCCCGAGGAGTACGCGCGGTTCCTGTGCGACACGCACGCGGTGGGCTCGCCGGAGGACTGCGCCGAGCGGCTGGTGGCGCACGCCCGCGCGACCGGGGCGGCCGAGATCATCCTCATGGTCGAGGCCGCCGGCGATCCCGGAGCCGTCCTCGACAACATCGCCCGGCTCGGCGCCGAGGTCCTGCCGAGGGTGCGCGCGGCCCTGTGGCGCGGAAGAAGGAGGGATCCGCGGTGA
- a CDS encoding SCO5389 family protein, with protein MSLTVSPELLEKARQGPVEDADFIACIRESLPYAWGVVSGLADEARASDADYEANEVPPPGEAERGQLLRLLASDAMRDAVERHFGMRLAFQNCHKVALFKPGADAAYEQFVTPRAQLLNQSPELVDC; from the coding sequence ATGTCGTTGACGGTTTCCCCCGAACTCCTCGAAAAAGCCCGGCAGGGGCCGGTCGAGGACGCCGACTTCATCGCCTGCATCCGCGAATCCCTGCCCTACGCCTGGGGCGTCGTGAGCGGTCTGGCCGATGAGGCGCGGGCGTCGGACGCCGACTACGAGGCCAACGAGGTGCCTCCGCCGGGCGAGGCCGAACGGGGCCAGTTGCTGCGCCTGCTCGCCAGTGACGCGATGCGCGACGCAGTGGAGCGCCACTTCGGGATGCGGCTCGCCTTCCAGAACTGCCACAAGGTGGCACTGTTCAAGCCCGGCGCCGACGCGGCGTACGAGCAGTTCGTCACGCCCCGTGCCCAACTGCTCAACCAGTCCCCGGAGCTGGTGGACTGCTGA
- the nucS gene encoding endonuclease NucS has product MRLVIARCSVDYVGRLTAHLPMAPRLILMKADGSVSIHADDRAFKPLNWMNPPCTVREAEGEDGGAVWTVTHGKSGEKLVLTIEEVQHDSSHELGVDPGLQKDGVEAHLQELLAEHITTLGDGYVLVRREFPTAIGPVDILCRDGDGGAVAVEIKRRGEIDGVEQLTRYLELLNRDPALKPVRGVFAAQEIKPQARVLATDRGISCVTLDYDALRGIEPDIPRLF; this is encoded by the coding sequence GTGCGCCTCGTTATCGCCCGCTGCAGCGTCGACTACGTCGGCCGGCTGACCGCCCACCTGCCCATGGCCCCGCGGCTGATCCTGATGAAGGCCGACGGCTCGGTGTCCATCCACGCCGACGACCGCGCCTTCAAGCCGCTGAACTGGATGAACCCGCCGTGCACGGTCCGCGAGGCCGAGGGCGAGGACGGCGGGGCGGTCTGGACGGTCACCCACGGCAAGTCCGGGGAGAAGCTCGTGCTGACGATCGAGGAGGTCCAGCACGACAGCTCCCACGAACTCGGCGTGGACCCCGGCCTGCAGAAGGACGGCGTCGAGGCCCACCTGCAGGAGCTGCTGGCCGAGCACATCACGACGCTGGGCGACGGCTACGTCCTGGTCCGCCGCGAGTTCCCCACGGCGATCGGCCCGGTGGACATCCTGTGCCGCGACGGCGACGGCGGCGCCGTGGCGGTGGAGATCAAGCGCCGCGGGGAGATCGACGGCGTCGAGCAGCTCACCCGCTACCTGGAACTGCTCAACCGCGACCCCGCGCTGAAGCCGGTACGCGGCGTCTTCGCCGCCCAGGAGATCAAGCCGCAGGCGCGGGTGCTCGCCACCGACCGGGGCATCTCCTGCGTCACCCTGGACTACGACGCCCTCCGCGGCATCGAGCCGGACATCCCCAGACTGTTCTGA